A region of Allocoleopsis franciscana PCC 7113 DNA encodes the following proteins:
- a CDS encoding eCIS core domain-containing protein has product MYTPQRIQRKTRSQSSNTAAETSLFKQRPFTNEDDQDTAQLQDYDETPDVQNQLEQAAHLGHNFGRVKVQDSTPAVIQPKLAIGAPGDKYEQEADSVASQVMSMNAPTSQQSIQRQGEEAEEEEVQMKPLASMITPLVQRQEEAPEEEELQAEPLVQRQEEAPEEEELQAKPLVQRQEEAPEEEELQAEPLVQRQEEAPEEEELQAKPLVQRQEEAPEEEELQAKPLVQRQEEAPEEEQLQAKRSPDGNSHASNNLESQLGASKGSGSPLPDDVRSFMEPRFGVDFSQVRVHTDSQAVQMNQAVGAQAFTHGSDIYFGEGKSPAISDLTAHELTHVVQQTGGVQAFFEDQPNNQQKKKSTDRLNHRVVQAQLNTKSKTTIQRFESNEHKAMGDKATKETVELAPGLKVTFGDLTAIADFFGSVPQIQELAKTDFGVQQIKYVIYVKIRGQKERDEELGTFKEKDDVKNAVGKRYYTLAGSNYTHFTNPKEGDSTRDFKNKVNDAQVEKDEQGNPVIGLDGKPKTVPVNNAGSYRRNHELALKAAYDAGKKGAPKDEAMLYEGFASHFLTDAYAAGHMRPERLAIKEHWDKKVPMFWVNLKWWLAECVAVEMNKQTVAQVATEQLLWEKARAELQNKILSKGIPDLTFGDAISGAVHDYDNEEGVNAQVGNEIVKLVGDGQVIDEKDRAIAAGVDTMAKAVAGVKASLQEVEMAYKGKEPSSIQINGLYRAEQLWPKALKDSDPKQENQQLKWKVDSIEELMADPKIKAAIAKFAKEKADTLGDEVGNMEDPLAAEKQVSVQNALNRLKGNDESICAAFLQIINYTPGSVADLGGVGDRLSDDNAVDYYDEAVKNKALDTLTIKQKKKLIRDVLSGATVGKEELMIVNLLDAKPSDAPAIIKEIGWRWIWDDLSGNDCRNFVQKFGPSFWAQQSYAAKRNEVKFLADGRTNDLAQETMITILRTCSSDEVRKIDDEVGGWTGLSFDLVGKWDDELQTLKAK; this is encoded by the coding sequence ATGTATACCCCACAGCGCATACAGAGAAAAACGCGATCGCAGTCCTCTAACACGGCGGCAGAAACCAGCTTGTTCAAACAGCGCCCTTTCACAAATGAAGATGACCAAGATACGGCGCAACTCCAAGACTATGATGAGACACCAGATGTACAGAACCAACTGGAACAAGCAGCCCATTTGGGTCACAACTTTGGTCGAGTTAAGGTACAGGATAGTACACCAGCCGTAATTCAGCCCAAGCTGGCGATCGGTGCGCCAGGAGACAAATACGAGCAGGAAGCGGACTCTGTGGCGTCTCAAGTTATGAGTATGAATGCCCCAACTAGTCAGCAGTCAATTCAACGGCAGGGAGAGGAAGCAGAGGAAGAAGAGGTGCAGATGAAGCCTCTGGCGAGTATGATTACACCTCTGGTGCAGCGCCAAGAAGAAGCCCCAGAAGAGGAAGAATTACAAGCTGAGCCTCTGGTGCAACGTCAAGAAGAAGCCCCAGAAGAGGAAGAATTACAAGCTAAGCCTCTTGTGCAGCGCCAAGAAGAAGCCCCAGAAGAGGAAGAATTACAAGCTGAGCCTCTGGTGCAACGTCAAGAAGAAGCCCCAGAAGAGGAAGAATTACAAGCTAAGCCTCTTGTGCAACGTCAAGAAGAAGCCCCCGAAGAGGAAGAATTACAAGCTAAGCCTCTTGTGCAACGTCAAGAAGAAGCCCCCGAAGAGGAGCAATTGCAGGCTAAACGATCGCCAGATGGCAACTCCCACGCTAGCAACAATCTAGAGAGCCAGCTAGGTGCTAGCAAGGGGAGTGGTAGCCCTTTACCCGATGATGTGCGTTCCTTTATGGAACCGCGTTTTGGCGTTGATTTTAGTCAGGTTCGGGTACATACCGATAGCCAAGCTGTGCAGATGAATCAGGCTGTGGGTGCCCAAGCATTTACTCATGGCAGTGATATTTACTTTGGTGAGGGGAAGTCTCCAGCTATTTCTGACTTGACAGCCCATGAATTGACTCATGTGGTACAGCAGACAGGAGGAGTTCAAGCTTTTTTTGAAGACCAACCCAACAATCAACAAAAAAAAAAGTCTACTGACCGACTAAATCATCGTGTTGTCCAGGCACAGCTAAACACAAAAAGCAAAACGACAATCCAGCGTTTTGAGTCGAATGAACACAAGGCGATGGGAGATAAAGCTACGAAAGAAACGGTGGAACTCGCTCCTGGCTTGAAGGTAACGTTTGGAGACCTGACTGCGATCGCTGACTTTTTTGGCTCCGTCCCTCAAATCCAAGAACTGGCAAAAACAGATTTTGGCGTCCAACAGATCAAGTACGTCATCTACGTCAAGATTCGCGGACAAAAGGAACGCGATGAAGAATTGGGCACTTTCAAAGAGAAAGATGATGTCAAGAATGCTGTAGGAAAACGGTATTACACCCTAGCCGGTAGCAACTACACCCACTTTACCAATCCGAAGGAGGGTGACAGTACACGGGACTTTAAAAACAAAGTCAACGATGCACAGGTGGAAAAGGATGAACAGGGGAATCCTGTCATTGGTCTTGATGGCAAGCCCAAAACAGTCCCCGTTAATAATGCAGGCAGTTACCGTAGAAATCACGAACTGGCGCTTAAAGCGGCTTACGATGCTGGCAAGAAAGGTGCTCCCAAAGACGAAGCGATGCTCTATGAAGGATTTGCCAGCCACTTTCTGACCGATGCTTATGCAGCCGGACACATGAGACCTGAAAGACTCGCAATTAAAGAACACTGGGACAAGAAGGTGCCAATGTTTTGGGTCAATCTGAAGTGGTGGTTGGCTGAGTGCGTTGCCGTTGAAATGAACAAACAAACCGTAGCTCAAGTGGCGACAGAACAATTGCTTTGGGAAAAGGCACGAGCAGAATTGCAAAACAAGATTCTCAGCAAGGGAATTCCAGATCTCACATTCGGGGATGCTATATCCGGTGCAGTTCACGACTACGATAACGAGGAGGGTGTTAATGCTCAGGTGGGCAACGAGATTGTCAAATTAGTGGGCGACGGTCAGGTAATTGATGAGAAGGATCGTGCTATAGCCGCCGGAGTCGATACGATGGCTAAAGCTGTGGCAGGAGTCAAGGCTAGTCTGCAAGAAGTGGAGATGGCTTACAAAGGCAAAGAGCCAAGTTCAATACAAATAAACGGACTGTACCGCGCCGAACAACTTTGGCCTAAAGCTCTCAAAGACAGCGACCCGAAACAGGAGAATCAGCAATTGAAGTGGAAGGTAGACTCAATTGAAGAACTGATGGCTGACCCGAAAATAAAAGCGGCGATTGCAAAATTTGCGAAAGAGAAAGCAGACACCTTAGGCGATGAAGTTGGCAACATGGAAGACCCTTTAGCCGCAGAAAAGCAAGTCTCCGTTCAAAATGCGCTGAATAGGCTTAAAGGTAACGACGAGAGCATCTGTGCAGCATTTCTGCAAATTATCAACTACACTCCTGGAAGCGTTGCAGACTTAGGTGGCGTAGGAGATCGTCTCAGCGACGATAACGCCGTTGACTACTACGACGAAGCAGTCAAGAACAAGGCACTAGATACACTGACAATCAAGCAGAAAAAGAAACTCATTCGCGATGTTCTCTCTGGTGCCACAGTCGGCAAAGAAGAATTGATGATTGTGAATCTGCTCGATGCCAAGCCAAGTGATGCTCCTGCGATTATCAAAGAGATTGGCTGGCGTTGGATATGGGACGATCTCAGCGGTAATGATTGCCGAAATTTCGTACAAAAGTTCGGCCCCAGCTTTTGGGCACAACAGAGTTATGCGGCGAAACGTAACGAAGTAAAGTTCCTGGCGGATGGTCGCACTAATGACTTGGCACAGGAGACAATGATCACCATCTTACGGACTTGCAGTAGCGACGAAGTGAGGAAGATCGACGACGAAGTTGGGGGCTGGACTGGCTTATCTTTTGACCTCGTTGGCAAGTGGGATGACGAGTTGCAGACGTTGAAAGCTAAGTAG
- a CDS encoding substrate-binding domain-containing protein, which produces MAKKKKKKNLTKGVVKELGRRASSEAAGRRDYVASTIRSRLESLVPTQLRWLFPFVTGFKPTLEEEEEAATVATQVKVAESKKAPQILEPVYTQYRCRWGDPLTCEYLQQTVQQSPETKSCRECGFPATLPEKAEIRGSRGRYRVESLIGRRGMGRLYRGTQLSNSHQVLIKEYLLPDYCFNPEEAKARKDAFRLKAGVNLADGRVQDFRLCHPWEAIADHNEERCYLLTKGNFDLYPTLREYLALHGAMSAIAVRQVLNQVLQTLEFLHTQKFRFPSGQVQLGIAHGNLSLDSLLIAKNQNGAVPNGFNNSAALSSEILNTDFFIYICDLALWESLFDPKGDWGQGTRENQTSTVNRNNSHHPSLISNPSAAQDLVALGYIGFYLLAGSRINPVNGQPRDPKDDQQWPSINFNFKVFLQRLMGIGIPFESAQIARQALLKLPPEAPIVYPVVQAVSEEEEIVKTPRILWFLLGILGFGLLGMLLWWLWPKPQVAESVGDELSLCCINKVSAIPAGKFTYTAEQEGTWNYTVQQKNLVADGKTLEEELEKRQPKLQLNYQPEDSTQTALAKVRSEETNFALTSLITPLPIELESQTVAYDGLVVFVAFSYSQREKSLPQALNGQITFKQLRQLYTGQITNWRELGGPNLAVRLYIPDETEAVRIFEQRVLKDNQTIQSFRKLQRKGDPPDTFTNSWVPEIYRFPTFKMLRQVIQDFESEGAGMGAIAFGKLSQVFGQCSVYPLALKEGEKNFVHPLIQDNQQPVNPTTDLCDHKGSYFPNLQVFRDNSYPLGYPLAVVYPRDNSRPPVGAKFAEMLRTQEGQQLLSKTGLIPLYPVALK; this is translated from the coding sequence ATGGCAAAGAAAAAGAAGAAAAAGAACCTGACAAAAGGTGTAGTTAAAGAATTAGGGAGAAGGGCAAGCAGTGAGGCAGCCGGTCGGCGAGATTACGTCGCCAGTACCATCAGAAGCCGACTAGAAAGCTTGGTACCAACTCAATTACGTTGGCTATTTCCATTCGTTACAGGGTTTAAACCCACTCTAGAAGAAGAAGAGGAAGCCGCAACAGTTGCCACGCAGGTAAAGGTCGCTGAGTCAAAGAAAGCCCCTCAGATTCTTGAACCTGTCTACACCCAGTATCGTTGCCGTTGGGGTGACCCCTTAACCTGTGAATATCTCCAGCAAACGGTGCAGCAAAGCCCGGAAACCAAGTCTTGTCGAGAATGTGGTTTCCCAGCTACCTTACCCGAAAAAGCGGAAATCCGGGGCAGTCGCGGCAGATATCGAGTGGAAAGCTTAATCGGGCGTCGGGGAATGGGGCGGTTGTATCGAGGCACCCAACTCTCTAACAGTCATCAGGTTTTGATTAAGGAGTATCTCCTCCCCGACTATTGTTTTAATCCCGAAGAAGCTAAAGCCCGAAAGGATGCCTTTAGACTCAAGGCTGGTGTGAATTTAGCCGATGGACGAGTCCAAGATTTTCGCTTGTGTCACCCGTGGGAAGCGATCGCAGACCACAATGAAGAACGCTGTTACCTTCTAACTAAAGGCAATTTTGACCTCTACCCCACTTTAAGAGAATACCTTGCCCTTCATGGTGCAATGAGTGCGATCGCTGTACGCCAAGTCCTTAATCAAGTCTTGCAAACCCTGGAATTTCTCCACACGCAAAAATTCCGTTTTCCCTCCGGTCAGGTACAGTTGGGGATAGCGCATGGCAATCTGAGTCTCGATAGCCTGCTGATCGCCAAGAATCAGAATGGGGCTGTGCCTAACGGCTTCAACAATTCGGCTGCTTTAAGTTCTGAAATTCTGAATACCGATTTCTTCATTTATATCTGTGATCTGGCTTTATGGGAAAGTCTATTTGACCCCAAAGGAGATTGGGGACAGGGGACTAGAGAAAATCAAACATCAACCGTCAACCGTAACAACTCCCATCACCCATCACTCATTTCTAATCCTTCAGCGGCACAAGATTTAGTAGCTTTAGGATACATCGGTTTTTACCTACTGGCAGGCTCAAGAATTAACCCGGTTAATGGTCAACCTCGTGACCCCAAAGATGACCAACAATGGCCTTCGATTAACTTTAATTTCAAGGTATTTCTTCAACGCTTGATGGGAATTGGTATTCCGTTTGAGAGCGCACAAATTGCGCGTCAAGCCTTGTTAAAACTACCGCCGGAAGCACCTATCGTTTACCCGGTGGTGCAGGCTGTTTCAGAGGAAGAGGAAATCGTCAAAACGCCTCGCATCCTTTGGTTTCTTTTAGGTATTCTTGGTTTTGGGTTGCTGGGAATGCTGCTTTGGTGGCTCTGGCCTAAACCTCAAGTTGCTGAAAGTGTTGGGGATGAACTTTCACTTTGCTGCATTAATAAAGTATCTGCAATTCCGGCGGGAAAATTTACTTATACAGCAGAACAAGAGGGAACGTGGAATTATACAGTTCAGCAGAAAAATTTAGTAGCAGATGGCAAAACATTAGAAGAAGAACTCGAAAAACGTCAGCCTAAATTACAGTTAAATTACCAACCGGAAGATTCCACTCAAACGGCGCTGGCGAAAGTTCGCTCTGAAGAAACAAACTTTGCTCTAACCAGTCTAATTACACCATTACCCATTGAACTAGAATCGCAAACCGTTGCCTACGATGGTTTAGTGGTGTTTGTTGCCTTTAGCTACTCCCAACGAGAAAAAAGTCTTCCTCAAGCTTTAAACGGGCAAATCACTTTTAAGCAATTACGTCAACTCTACACGGGTCAAATTACTAACTGGAGAGAACTCGGTGGCCCCAATCTAGCGGTTAGACTCTACATTCCCGATGAAACAGAGGCTGTACGCATCTTTGAACAACGAGTTCTTAAAGATAATCAAACCATCCAAAGCTTTAGAAAGTTACAAAGAAAAGGTGACCCACCTGACACATTTACCAATTCCTGGGTTCCAGAAATTTACAGATTTCCTACTTTTAAAATGTTAAGGCAGGTGATTCAGGACTTTGAGTCTGAGGGGGCTGGAATGGGTGCGATCGCATTTGGCAAACTCAGCCAAGTTTTTGGTCAATGTTCTGTTTATCCCCTTGCCCTAAAAGAGGGAGAAAAAAACTTTGTTCATCCTTTAATTCAAGACAATCAGCAACCCGTCAATCCCACAACCGATCTGTGCGACCATAAAGGAAGTTATTTTCCTAATCTGCAAGTTTTCCGGGATAACAGCTATCCTTTAGGGTATCCGTTAGCCGTCGTCTATCCTAGAGATAATAGCCGTCCTCCGGTTGGTGCTAAGTTTGCGGAAATGCTACGAACTCAAGAGGGTCAGCAGTTGCTCAGTAAAACGGGACTCATACCCTTGTATCCAGTCGCACTCAAGTGA
- a CDS encoding phage tail protein, with protein sequence MTNSQNLNGKVTHELNYVTANRFYVEIESEITASFTECAGLGVQVDKETYFEGGVNDQQRIFLKQAKFNDVTLKRGITNNLVFWNWLNQILDSNSQKERRNVNILVFNQSGETMQCWTLIGAVPVGWKAPSLQANSNTAAIEELTLAYEGLKVVNNSNSGKASTNVKRDGLGYFPSH encoded by the coding sequence ATGACAAATAGTCAAAACCTCAATGGTAAAGTGACTCACGAACTCAACTACGTTACAGCCAATCGGTTTTATGTAGAGATTGAGAGTGAAATCACGGCATCTTTTACAGAGTGCGCGGGTTTAGGTGTCCAGGTGGATAAGGAAACTTACTTTGAAGGAGGTGTCAACGATCAGCAGCGGATTTTTCTCAAGCAAGCCAAATTTAATGATGTAACACTTAAGCGCGGCATTACTAATAATTTGGTCTTCTGGAATTGGCTTAATCAGATATTGGATTCCAATAGTCAAAAAGAACGCCGCAATGTGAATATTCTGGTGTTTAACCAGTCTGGAGAAACCATGCAATGTTGGACACTGATTGGTGCTGTGCCTGTGGGATGGAAAGCACCCTCGCTACAAGCTAATTCCAACACCGCCGCTATTGAGGAACTCACCCTAGCCTACGAGGGCTTGAAGGTTGTTAATAATTCAAACAGTGGTAAAGCCAGTACCAACGTTAAACGTGATGGATTGGGATATTTCCCTAGTCATTAA
- a CDS encoding CIS tube protein: MTLEKAKLIAVYQGEGEDIEFMFNPNQLAFSRSMSIEQAKGASTNKGNNKVSFKHPNPYSLKISNILIDTYETKDGNVLDTIKKFKQAVEFIKNGSGNAKEKRPPIYLFTWGKYNYLRCFVKSFSFKLTLFRPDGTPVRASVDLDLEQVDLPNPQPGQQTPSPSASLRRDQNREAFLT; this comes from the coding sequence ATGACACTAGAAAAAGCAAAACTCATCGCTGTTTATCAAGGCGAAGGAGAAGACATAGAATTTATGTTTAATCCCAACCAATTGGCTTTTAGTCGAAGCATGAGCATAGAGCAAGCGAAAGGAGCCTCTACAAATAAAGGTAACAACAAAGTTAGCTTCAAACATCCAAATCCTTATTCTCTAAAAATTAGCAATATCCTGATTGATACCTACGAAACTAAAGATGGCAACGTTCTGGACACAATTAAGAAGTTTAAACAAGCTGTTGAGTTTATCAAAAACGGGAGTGGCAATGCCAAGGAAAAACGGCCTCCCATCTATCTTTTTACGTGGGGTAAATATAATTATCTACGTTGCTTTGTAAAAAGTTTTAGCTTTAAGTTGACTCTGTTTCGCCCGGATGGTACACCAGTAAGGGCATCGGTTGATTTGGATCTTGAACAGGTAGACTTACCCAACCCCCAACCCGGTCAGCAGACACCTAGTCCCAGCGCCAGCTTACGCCGAGATCAAAATCGGGAGGCTTTTTTGACGTAG